The genomic window GTTATCCGTGCAGCGGAATTGCCGGATCTTAATAGGAGAGATAGACAACACGCTTAAAAAATTGAATAGCGATGATAGGGAAGGTGATCATAGGTAAAAGCTTTGCGGGATGTATCGTCTATAATTTGGAAAGGGCGGAAGCGGACCTTTTAGAGGCGTACGGCGTGCGCGAAACGAGTATTAAAGACATGATCCATGATTTTAATATGCAACGCAAGCTCAATCCCAATTTGGGCCAGGCAGTCGGCCATATCGTCCTGAGTTGGAGTGCCGAAGACAAAAGTAAGCTGAGCCCGGTAATTATGGTTGAGCGTGCGAGAGAGTATATGGAAAAGATGAAAATCAAGGATACGCAGTATGTGATCGTTCAGCACACAGACAGGGCACACCCTCATCTGCACCTTATTTATAATCGCGTCGCAAATAATGGAAGAACGATTACAGATCGCTATCAGAAAGTAAAAAACGCGAAAGTATGTAAGGAGATCACGTTGCGGTATGGCTATCACTTGTCAGAAGGTAAAGCAGCAGTAAACAGGCATCGGCTTAGGGGTGCTGACCAGGTGA from Arcticibacter tournemirensis includes these protein-coding regions:
- a CDS encoding relaxase/mobilization nuclease domain-containing protein, whose translation is MIGKVIIGKSFAGCIVYNLERAEADLLEAYGVRETSIKDMIHDFNMQRKLNPNLGQAVGHIVLSWSAEDKSKLSPVIMVERAREYMEKMKIKDTQYVIVQHTDRAHPHLHLIYNRVANNGRTITDRYQKVKNAKVCKEITLRYGYHLSEGKAAVNRHRLRGADQVKYEMNDTIQAAVRLARSFQHLETMLRQQGIQVHYKHLGGSDTVQGISFSKGAIRLKGSEIDRSLSYGKIRLQIDSNMRSLPKEQWSVGKGERPVSDIRFNTTRDMLIDNSPSLVPELLRSEQTQNSEILPAWQKRKRKRKKGWRI